In Streptomyces sp. TS71-3, the following proteins share a genomic window:
- a CDS encoding carbohydrate ABC transporter permease, with protein sequence MTSTELPMCPAPSEAPRRMPVRGAGRRPAFATGTNLTLGSGPLARILALAALAVLAAAWLLPLLWALLTSFKSEKDASDAAHWVWPGGGFTLEGFRTVVERGDLPLWMFNSLLISTAVTLVTVLVSAMAGYAFSRTLFTGRRWLFALTVAAILVPQQVLIVPWFQQMLTLGLIDTYAAVILPQTVMPMMVFILKKHFDTLPRELEEAARIDGAGHWRIFRSVMLPLSRPMLAAVAIFVFITAWNNFLWPFVSTSDPSLMTLPVGITSVKDAYGIQYAQTMSSAVLAALPLVIVFMLFQRHIVKSVATTGLGGQ encoded by the coding sequence ATGACCTCCACCGAACTGCCCATGTGCCCCGCGCCTTCCGAGGCTCCCCGGCGGATGCCCGTGCGCGGCGCCGGCCGGCGGCCCGCCTTCGCGACGGGCACCAACCTCACCCTGGGCAGCGGCCCGCTCGCCAGGATCCTGGCCCTCGCCGCACTGGCCGTGCTCGCCGCCGCCTGGCTGCTGCCGCTGCTGTGGGCGCTGCTCACGTCGTTCAAGTCGGAGAAGGACGCCAGCGACGCCGCGCACTGGGTCTGGCCGGGCGGCGGCTTCACGCTGGAGGGCTTCCGCACCGTCGTCGAACGGGGCGACCTGCCGCTGTGGATGTTCAACAGCCTGCTGATATCGACGGCCGTCACCCTCGTCACGGTGCTGGTCTCCGCGATGGCGGGCTACGCCTTCTCGCGGACCCTCTTCACCGGCCGCAGATGGCTGTTCGCCCTGACGGTGGCGGCGATCCTGGTGCCGCAGCAGGTGCTGATCGTGCCGTGGTTCCAGCAGATGCTCACGCTGGGGCTCATCGACACCTACGCGGCGGTCATCCTGCCGCAGACCGTGATGCCCATGATGGTCTTCATCCTGAAGAAGCACTTCGACACCCTCCCCCGTGAGCTGGAGGAGGCCGCCAGGATCGACGGCGCCGGGCACTGGCGGATCTTCCGGTCCGTCATGCTGCCGCTCTCCAGGCCGATGCTGGCCGCCGTCGCGATCTTCGTCTTCATCACCGCCTGGAACAACTTCCTCTGGCCGTTCGTCTCGACGTCGGACCCGTCGCTGATGACGCTTCCGGTGGGCATCACCTCGGTCAAGGACGCGTACGGCATCCAGTACGCGCAGACCATGTCCTCGGCGGTGCTCGCCGCGCTTCCGCTGGTCATCGTGTTCATGCTCTTCCAGCGGCACATCGTCAAGTCGGTGGCGACGACGGGACTCGGGGGGCAGTGA
- a CDS encoding glycoside hydrolase family 2 protein codes for MASAPPHSDVPRPEYPRPQFVRADWLNLNGRWQFEIDRSDTGLERGLRERELEGVITVPFCPESTLSGVGESDFMEAVWYRRTVTVPASWAGSRVLLHFGAVDHDTTVWVNGTEVARHRGGFTPFTADLDGVVEPGIEAVIVVRARDTRHGPQARGKQSTWYANSGCHYTRTTGIWQTVWLEPVPLAARLKRPRITPDLGSGAFHLELPVTANLPGHRVRAVLGDEHGQAVRATARADLDLCPRLVLTLPEDRVRPWSPGDPHLYDLRLELLDERGEVVDQVRSYAGLRSVALHGKRVLLNGEPVFQRLVLDQGYYPDGLMTAPGDADLERDIRLGMAAGFNGARLHQKVFEERYLYHADRLGYLVWGEFGDWGCEVGERDGNQRPDASYAAEWLEALERDYSHPAVIGWCPLNETYQPLHDRITRLDDVTRAMFLATKATDTTRPVIDASGYAHRIAETDVYDSHCYEQDPEAFATIMAGLAEGRPHVNAAPDGRPWSVPYRGQPYFCSEFGGIWWDPAAAGTAAGDERDSSWGYGERPRTAEEFVARFTGLVEVLLDDPGMFGYCYTQLTDVFQERNGVYGFDRSEKIDTGLLRGVQQRPAACESGARADPGGEPRAAERTPAP; via the coding sequence ATGGCCTCTGCCCCGCCGCACTCGGACGTTCCGCGTCCCGAGTACCCCCGGCCCCAGTTCGTCCGTGCGGACTGGCTGAATCTCAATGGCCGCTGGCAGTTCGAGATCGACCGGTCGGACACCGGCCTCGAACGCGGTCTGCGGGAGCGCGAGCTCGAAGGCGTCATCACCGTGCCGTTCTGCCCGGAGTCCACGCTGTCGGGCGTCGGCGAGAGCGACTTCATGGAGGCCGTCTGGTACCGCAGGACCGTGACGGTCCCCGCGTCCTGGGCCGGCTCCCGGGTCCTGCTGCACTTCGGCGCCGTCGACCACGACACCACGGTGTGGGTGAACGGCACGGAGGTGGCGCGCCACCGGGGCGGGTTCACGCCCTTCACGGCCGATCTGGACGGGGTCGTCGAGCCCGGCATCGAGGCGGTGATCGTGGTCCGGGCGCGGGACACCCGCCACGGCCCGCAGGCCCGCGGCAAGCAGTCCACCTGGTACGCCAACTCCGGCTGCCACTACACCCGTACCACCGGCATCTGGCAGACGGTGTGGCTGGAACCGGTGCCCCTCGCCGCCCGTCTCAAGCGGCCCCGGATCACCCCCGACCTGGGCTCGGGCGCGTTCCACCTGGAGCTTCCCGTCACCGCGAACCTGCCGGGCCACCGGGTGCGTGCCGTCCTCGGCGACGAGCACGGTCAGGCGGTGCGGGCCACCGCACGGGCCGACCTGGACCTGTGCCCGCGCCTGGTGCTCACCCTCCCCGAGGACCGGGTGCGCCCCTGGTCGCCCGGGGACCCGCACCTGTACGACCTGCGCCTCGAACTGCTCGACGAGCGGGGCGAGGTGGTCGACCAGGTGCGCTCGTACGCCGGCCTGCGCTCGGTGGCCCTGCACGGCAAGCGGGTCCTGCTCAACGGCGAGCCGGTCTTCCAGCGCCTCGTCCTCGACCAGGGCTACTACCCGGACGGGCTGATGACCGCGCCGGGCGACGCGGACCTGGAGCGGGACATCCGCCTCGGCATGGCGGCGGGATTCAACGGCGCGCGGCTGCACCAGAAGGTCTTCGAGGAGCGCTACCTGTACCACGCCGACCGGCTGGGCTACCTGGTCTGGGGCGAGTTCGGCGACTGGGGGTGCGAGGTGGGCGAGCGGGACGGCAACCAGCGACCGGACGCGTCCTACGCGGCCGAGTGGCTGGAGGCGCTGGAGCGCGACTACTCGCACCCGGCGGTGATCGGCTGGTGCCCGCTGAACGAGACCTACCAGCCCCTGCACGACCGCATCACCCGGCTCGACGACGTCACCCGCGCCATGTTCCTTGCGACGAAGGCGACGGACACCACGCGCCCGGTGATCGACGCCTCGGGCTACGCGCACCGGATCGCGGAGACCGACGTCTACGACTCGCACTGCTACGAGCAGGACCCCGAGGCGTTCGCCACGATCATGGCGGGCCTGGCCGAGGGCAGGCCGCACGTCAACGCGGCCCCGGACGGCAGGCCCTGGTCGGTGCCGTACCGCGGGCAGCCGTACTTCTGCAGCGAGTTCGGCGGCATCTGGTGGGACCCGGCCGCCGCGGGGACCGCCGCGGGCGACGAGCGCGACTCCTCGTGGGGGTACGGCGAGCGCCCGCGCACCGCGGAGGAGTTCGTCGCCCGCTTCACCGGCCTGGTGGAAGTCCTGCTCGACGACCCCGGCATGTTCGGCTACTGCTACACCCAGCTCACCGACGTCTTCCAGGAGCGCAACGGGGTCTACGGCTTCGACCGCTCGGAGAAGATCGACACCGGTCTGCTGCGCGGCGTCCAGCAGCGCCCGGCGGCCTGCGAGTCGGGCGCCCGCGCCGATCCCGGTGGCGAGCCGCGGGCGGCCGAGCGGACCCCGGCGCCCTGA
- a CDS encoding family 43 glycosylhydrolase, which translates to MSAPLPAHRAGRRGLFAALLLGLLALLAGSLPAVAAPGAGPSARDRAPALAASGTFRNPLNTGPDPYLTYANGAYHLTTTQGGSIRMWNSPSLVTLLTADPVTVWTDSDPSRNRDIWAPEFYRFGERWYLYYTADDGVDDHHRIYVLESDRDDPAGPYHFKAKLAPPNHAQDFAIDPGILQVGGRLYLAYSGINQYQHNGLNIAPLSNPYTVSGDAVAIDADGGCPEVREGPEFLYHGGRTWMTYSTCDTGKPDYQLWMMSLPDGADPLVPGNWTQHQGPVFSRADANGVYGPGHHAFFRSPDGTEDWIVYHAKSTAAYTYDNRTTRAQRFSWRADGSPDLGTPLATGATQDLPSGDPGPGAYWINDDGRSSGAGSVAFTGTWNSGTGCAAQCFWGDDHWLDQAGATATFSFTGTRIALLSVRDVGNGYAAISVDGGPEQQVDYYGALRTGEVVQYISPRLAPGPHTLRIRVTGRHDPDSGASFVSVDRAEVYTD; encoded by the coding sequence ATGTCCGCACCGCTTCCCGCTCACCGGGCAGGCCGCAGGGGCCTGTTCGCCGCCCTGCTGCTCGGGCTCCTCGCGCTGCTCGCCGGCTCGCTGCCCGCGGTGGCCGCCCCCGGCGCGGGGCCGTCCGCCCGCGACCGGGCGCCGGCGCTCGCCGCGTCCGGCACCTTCCGCAACCCGCTGAACACCGGCCCTGACCCGTATCTGACGTACGCGAACGGCGCCTACCACCTGACCACCACCCAGGGCGGCAGCATCAGGATGTGGAACTCGCCGTCCCTGGTCACCCTGCTCACGGCGGACCCCGTCACCGTCTGGACCGACAGCGACCCCTCGCGCAACCGCGACATCTGGGCCCCGGAGTTCTACCGCTTCGGCGAGCGCTGGTACCTCTACTACACGGCCGACGACGGCGTGGACGACCACCACCGGATCTACGTCCTGGAGTCCGACCGCGACGACCCCGCGGGCCCCTACCACTTCAAGGCGAAGCTCGCCCCGCCCAACCACGCCCAGGACTTCGCCATCGACCCCGGCATCCTCCAGGTCGGCGGCAGGCTGTATCTGGCCTACAGCGGGATCAACCAGTACCAGCACAACGGCCTCAACATCGCGCCGCTCTCCAACCCCTACACCGTCTCGGGCGACGCGGTCGCCATCGACGCGGACGGCGGCTGCCCGGAGGTGCGCGAGGGGCCCGAGTTCCTCTACCACGGGGGCCGGACGTGGATGACGTACTCGACGTGCGACACCGGCAAGCCCGACTACCAGCTCTGGATGATGTCGCTGCCGGACGGCGCGGATCCGCTGGTGCCCGGCAACTGGACCCAGCACCAGGGCCCGGTGTTCTCCCGCGCCGACGCGAACGGCGTCTACGGCCCGGGGCACCACGCCTTCTTCCGCTCCCCGGACGGCACCGAGGACTGGATCGTGTACCACGCCAAGAGCACGGCCGCCTACACGTACGACAACCGCACCACCCGCGCCCAGCGGTTCAGCTGGCGCGCCGACGGCAGCCCCGACCTGGGCACGCCGCTGGCGACCGGGGCCACCCAGGACCTGCCGTCCGGCGACCCGGGGCCGGGCGCGTACTGGATCAACGACGACGGGCGCTCCAGCGGTGCCGGGAGTGTGGCGTTCACCGGGACCTGGAACTCCGGCACGGGTTGTGCGGCGCAGTGCTTCTGGGGCGACGACCACTGGCTCGACCAGGCGGGGGCGACGGCCACCTTCTCCTTCACGGGCACCCGGATCGCGCTGCTGTCCGTGCGCGACGTCGGCAACGGCTATGCGGCGATCAGCGTCGACGGCGGCCCCGAGCAGCAGGTCGACTACTACGGTGCCCTCCGCACCGGCGAGGTGGTGCAGTACATCAGCCCCCGGCTGGCGCCCGGGCCGCACACCCTGCGGATCAGGGTGACCGGCCGGCACGACCCGGACTCCGGGGCATCCTTCGTCAGCGTGGACCGCGCCGAGGTCTACACGGACTGA
- a CDS encoding SMI1/KNR4 family protein codes for MTRSTPLTVPEWREFLLGYSSEYLDSAYLRELAEDGRGDVDTVQRRTRWLGYGPAGEKEILAAEDRLGIRLPPSHRNFLLASNGWSAIAHSLYELVKVEEIGWFPDADPGMWDAWSHDEDITEQLRRSILLSGPADGDYWLLDASSIGPDGEWRAYWWWAGDGEDPHPYDSLAQLVVSAREEWSLAGYGER; via the coding sequence ATGACCCGATCCACACCCTTGACCGTCCCCGAGTGGCGCGAGTTCCTCCTCGGCTACAGCTCCGAATACCTGGACTCCGCATACCTGCGCGAGCTGGCGGAGGACGGGCGGGGCGACGTGGACACCGTCCAGCGCCGTACCCGGTGGCTCGGCTACGGGCCGGCCGGCGAGAAGGAGATCCTCGCCGCCGAGGACCGGCTCGGGATCCGGCTGCCGCCGAGCCACCGGAACTTCCTGCTGGCCAGCAACGGCTGGAGTGCCATCGCCCACTCCCTGTACGAACTGGTCAAGGTCGAGGAGATCGGGTGGTTCCCCGATGCGGACCCCGGGATGTGGGACGCCTGGTCACACGATGAGGACATCACGGAGCAGCTCAGGCGGTCCATACTCCTGTCCGGGCCTGCCGACGGCGACTACTGGCTGCTCGACGCGAGCAGCATCGGGCCGGACGGCGAGTGGAGGGCCTACTGGTGGTGGGCCGGCGACGGGGAGGACCCCCATCCGTACGACAGCCTCGCCCAACTGGTGGTCAGCGCTCGGGAGGAGTGGTCCCTCGCCGGCTACGGCGAACGCTGA
- a CDS encoding FABP family protein: MSDLAREYPYPDALRPDDNPAPHALLAPLIGFLGAWTGRGRGGYPTLPEEFEYTQQVTFRHDGRPFLHYESRAWLLDTDGTPLRPAARESGWWRLGPEGRVEALITQPTGIAEISVGRAERGAVDLTTHQVALAPTAKEVTATRRRYTLVNEGTLDFVHDLAAVGEPLHHHLSARLRRDG, encoded by the coding sequence ATGTCCGACCTCGCCCGGGAGTACCCGTACCCCGACGCTCTTCGACCTGACGACAACCCCGCGCCGCACGCCCTGCTCGCGCCGCTGATCGGGTTCCTCGGCGCGTGGACAGGCCGGGGCCGCGGCGGGTATCCCACGCTCCCGGAGGAGTTCGAGTACACGCAGCAGGTCACCTTCCGGCACGACGGGCGGCCCTTCCTCCACTACGAGTCGCGCGCCTGGCTGCTCGACACGGACGGCACGCCCCTGCGGCCCGCGGCCCGCGAGAGCGGCTGGTGGCGGCTGGGTCCCGAAGGGCGCGTGGAGGCGCTGATCACCCAGCCCACCGGCATCGCGGAGATCTCGGTCGGCCGTGCGGAGCGCGGAGCGGTCGACCTGACCACCCACCAGGTGGCGCTGGCTCCCACCGCCAAGGAGGTCACCGCCACCCGACGCCGCTACACGCTGGTGAACGAGGGCACGCTCGACTTCGTCCACGACCTCGCGGCCGTCGGCGAGCCACTGCACCACCACCTCTCCGCACGGCTTCGACGGGACGGCTGA
- a CDS encoding ABC transporter substrate-binding protein, translated as MVDLPLPRAAGPGGGTGATRRRVLRASLASAGLLLGGSALSGCGSALAADERTVRLWDLFQGGDGANLNAMIDKARPDMPGTRIERTVLEWGTPYYTKLAMASAGGRGPDVAILHMSRLPGYAPTGLLDPWDPELLAEYGIRREDFAPSVWARAQSGGHTYSVPLDTHPFIVFFHPGPAGKAGLLRPDGSLDQEAFSSPARFIEAGRELAKASGKQGISFGYVNDPAQGWRLFYGLYRQTGAGLELPDGGPAKVDEDRMAEVIAFMARITDGKVNPKALDYPAGLASFVGGQTSMTLSGEWELPTFQGADPKVGAAPFPTVFGTPAVYADSHSFVLPHRPHPDPAHRRRAHRAVAALLKAGQVWATAGHIPAYRPVTRTAAYARLMPQSRYAAAQDHVVLDPAAWFAGAGSDFQNAMCQVLQQALLNGLAPKAAARAMVERLNTFLSKPSPA; from the coding sequence ATGGTCGACCTGCCTCTCCCCCGTGCCGCCGGCCCCGGCGGCGGCACCGGTGCGACACGCCGCCGGGTGCTACGGGCCTCGCTCGCCTCGGCCGGTCTGCTGCTCGGGGGTTCGGCCCTCAGCGGATGCGGCTCGGCACTCGCCGCGGACGAGCGGACGGTGCGGCTGTGGGACCTGTTCCAGGGCGGCGACGGAGCCAACCTCAACGCCATGATCGACAAGGCCCGCCCGGACATGCCCGGCACCCGGATCGAGCGCACCGTGCTGGAGTGGGGCACCCCCTACTACACCAAGCTCGCCATGGCTTCGGCGGGCGGGCGCGGCCCCGATGTGGCGATCCTGCACATGTCCCGGCTCCCCGGCTACGCGCCGACGGGGCTGCTCGACCCCTGGGACCCGGAGCTGCTCGCCGAGTACGGCATCCGCCGCGAGGACTTCGCGCCGAGCGTCTGGGCGCGCGCCCAGTCCGGCGGCCACACCTACTCCGTGCCGCTGGACACCCACCCGTTCATCGTGTTCTTCCACCCCGGCCCGGCCGGGAAGGCGGGCCTGCTGAGGCCGGACGGCTCCCTGGACCAGGAGGCGTTCTCGTCGCCCGCGCGGTTCATCGAGGCGGGCCGCGAGCTGGCGAAGGCCTCCGGCAAGCAGGGCATCTCCTTCGGCTACGTCAACGACCCCGCCCAGGGATGGCGGCTGTTCTACGGCCTGTACCGGCAGACCGGCGCCGGGCTGGAACTGCCGGACGGCGGTCCCGCGAAGGTCGATGAGGACAGGATGGCGGAGGTCATCGCGTTCATGGCGAGGATCACCGACGGCAAGGTCAACCCGAAGGCGCTCGACTACCCCGCGGGCCTCGCGAGCTTCGTGGGCGGCCAGACGTCCATGACCCTCTCAGGTGAGTGGGAGCTGCCCACCTTCCAGGGCGCCGACCCGAAGGTGGGCGCCGCGCCCTTCCCCACCGTCTTCGGCACGCCCGCGGTCTACGCCGACTCGCACTCGTTCGTGCTGCCGCACCGCCCGCACCCGGACCCCGCCCACCGCAGGCGGGCGCACCGTGCGGTCGCCGCCCTCCTCAAGGCGGGCCAGGTGTGGGCCACCGCCGGCCACATCCCCGCCTACCGCCCGGTGACCCGCACCGCCGCGTACGCGCGTCTGATGCCGCAGTCGCGGTACGCGGCGGCCCAGGACCACGTGGTGCTGGACCCGGCCGCCTGGTTCGCGGGAGCGGGCTCCGACTTCCAGAACGCGATGTGCCAGGTGCTCCAGCAGGCGCTGCTGAACGGTCTCGCGCCGAAGGCGGCCGCGCGCGCCATGGTCGAGCGCCTCAACACCTTCCTCTCCAAGCCGAGTCCGGCGTGA
- a CDS encoding carbohydrate ABC transporter permease, whose product MSAPPAAPRPSAATAVRRFLSPGLLFALPFLALFGVFMVWPLVQGLWMSLTDRSLSAHVPSFVGLGNYAEALGDGEMWRAVWHTVLFTLISTVPLVLVALVMALLVHTGLPGQWVWRLAFFAPYLLPVGVVSLLWTWLYQPDLGLYNHVLSAVGLDGVPWLSNESVALWAIALATLWWTVGFNFLLYLAALQSIPDHLYEAAAIDGAGAWRRLASITLPGLGRITGVVTVLQVLASLKVFDQVYLLTKGGPNGASRPVIEYVYDVGFTGYRLGYASAISYVFFALVVVASVAQLTAFRRREK is encoded by the coding sequence ATGTCCGCTCCCCCAGCCGCGCCGCGCCCGTCCGCGGCCACCGCCGTGCGCCGCTTCCTCAGCCCGGGGCTGCTGTTCGCGCTGCCCTTCCTGGCTCTGTTCGGGGTGTTCATGGTCTGGCCCCTGGTCCAGGGACTGTGGATGAGCCTGACCGACCGTTCGCTCTCCGCCCACGTGCCGTCCTTCGTGGGCCTCGGCAACTACGCCGAGGCCCTGGGCGACGGCGAGATGTGGCGGGCGGTGTGGCACACCGTGCTCTTCACCCTGATCTCGACGGTGCCGCTGGTGCTGGTGGCGCTGGTGATGGCGCTGCTCGTGCACACCGGGCTGCCGGGCCAGTGGGTGTGGCGGCTCGCCTTCTTCGCGCCGTACCTGCTGCCGGTCGGTGTGGTGAGCCTGCTGTGGACCTGGCTCTACCAGCCGGACCTCGGTCTGTACAACCATGTGCTGAGCGCGGTGGGGCTGGACGGTGTCCCCTGGCTGAGCAACGAGTCGGTGGCGCTCTGGGCGATCGCGCTCGCCACCCTCTGGTGGACCGTCGGCTTCAACTTCCTGCTCTACCTCGCCGCCCTCCAGTCGATCCCCGACCACCTCTACGAGGCGGCGGCCATCGACGGCGCCGGTGCGTGGCGGCGGCTGGCGTCGATCACGCTGCCGGGGCTCGGCCGGATCACGGGCGTGGTCACGGTGTTGCAGGTCCTGGCCTCGCTCAAGGTCTTCGACCAGGTGTACCTGCTGACGAAGGGCGGCCCGAACGGCGCGAGCAGGCCGGTCATCGAGTACGTCTACGACGTCGGGTTCACCGGCTACCGGCTCGGTTACGCCTCCGCGATCAGCTACGTCTTCTTCGCGCTGGTCGTCGTCGCCTCCGTCGCGCAGCTCACCGCCTTCCGCCGCAGGGAGAAGTGA
- a CDS encoding pirin family protein, translating into MSNLEREAVATPCGGRGFVVAEPVRELLSPRRVKLGESTEVRRLLPNLGRRMVGAWCFVDHYGPDDIADEAGMQVPPHPHMGLQTVSWLHEGEVLHRDSLGSLQTVRPYELGLMTSGRAISHSEESPRGHARLLHGAQLWVALPDGYRHSEPHFEHHAALPAVTAPGLTATLILGSLDGTTSPGTTYSPLVGADLALSADAEARLPLDPDFEYAVLGMAGEIRVDGVPVQPGAMLYLGCGRTELPLRAGSDASVMLLGGEPFAEELVMWWNFIGRSHEEIAQAREDWMTGPRFGEVHGYDGDRLPAPELPPVALKPRGRVR; encoded by the coding sequence ATGAGCAATCTCGAACGAGAGGCCGTGGCCACGCCATGCGGCGGGCGGGGGTTCGTCGTCGCCGAACCGGTGCGCGAGCTCCTCAGCCCCCGGCGGGTCAAGCTGGGGGAGTCCACCGAGGTCCGCCGCCTGCTGCCGAACCTGGGCCGCCGCATGGTCGGCGCCTGGTGCTTCGTGGACCACTACGGTCCGGACGACATCGCCGACGAGGCCGGCATGCAGGTCCCGCCGCATCCGCACATGGGCCTGCAGACCGTGAGCTGGTTGCACGAGGGCGAGGTGCTGCACCGGGACTCGCTGGGCAGCCTCCAGACCGTCCGCCCCTACGAGCTGGGGCTGATGACGTCCGGGCGGGCCATCAGCCACTCCGAGGAGAGCCCCCGCGGGCACGCCAGGCTGCTGCACGGCGCACAGCTCTGGGTGGCGCTGCCCGACGGCTACCGGCACAGCGAGCCGCACTTCGAGCACCACGCCGCCCTGCCCGCCGTCACCGCACCCGGCCTCACCGCCACGCTCATCCTCGGCTCGCTGGACGGCACGACCTCCCCGGGGACCACCTACAGCCCGCTCGTCGGGGCCGACCTCGCCTTGTCCGCCGACGCCGAGGCCCGCCTGCCGCTGGATCCCGACTTCGAGTACGCCGTCCTCGGGATGGCCGGCGAGATCCGCGTCGACGGCGTGCCCGTGCAGCCCGGCGCCATGCTCTACCTCGGCTGCGGCCGCACCGAGCTGCCGCTGCGCGCCGGTTCCGACGCCTCGGTGATGCTGCTCGGCGGGGAGCCGTTCGCCGAGGAGCTGGTGATGTGGTGGAACTTCATCGGCCGCAGCCATGAGGAGATCGCCCAGGCCCGCGAGGACTGGATGACCGGCCCCCGCTTCGGCGAGGTGCACGGCTACGACGGCGATCGGCTGCCTGCTCCCGAACTGCCCCCGGTCGCGCTGAAACCGCGGGGACGGGTGCGCTGA
- a CDS encoding LacI family DNA-binding transcriptional regulator codes for MAKPRLKDVAEYAGVSPKTVSNVINDYEHVSERTRAVVREAIDALGYRVNLAGRQLRRGRTGMLALAVPELDVAYFAELARHVMLEADRRGGTVLIHETGGRRERELAAVHGFDAQFTDGVILSPLALLPRDLANRDTRLPLVLLGERTAPGGADHVGIDNVGAAREATAHLLARGRRRIAVVGGALRGPQGTDRLRTHGYREALRPAGVPFDASLVVPVPAFHWQDGARAAAELADRPDRPDALLCLNDHLALGAVRALHERGLAVPDDLDVVGFDDIEASRFSIPTISTVAPDKQEIAGAAVRLLLDRIDQPDETRPPVEHVAAHRLIVRESSGG; via the coding sequence GTGGCCAAGCCGAGGCTCAAGGACGTGGCGGAGTACGCGGGCGTCTCCCCGAAGACCGTCTCGAACGTGATCAACGACTACGAGCACGTCTCGGAGCGCACCCGGGCCGTCGTCCGTGAAGCCATCGACGCGCTGGGATACCGGGTGAACCTCGCGGGCCGCCAGCTGCGCCGCGGGCGCACCGGCATGCTCGCGCTCGCGGTGCCGGAGCTGGACGTCGCCTACTTCGCCGAACTGGCCCGGCACGTCATGCTGGAGGCCGACCGGCGCGGCGGCACCGTGCTCATCCACGAGACCGGCGGGCGCCGCGAGCGGGAGCTGGCCGCGGTGCACGGCTTCGACGCGCAGTTCACCGACGGGGTGATCCTCAGCCCGCTCGCCCTGCTGCCCCGCGACCTGGCCAACCGCGACACCCGTCTGCCGCTGGTGCTGCTGGGCGAGCGGACCGCTCCCGGCGGCGCCGACCACGTCGGCATCGACAACGTCGGCGCGGCGCGGGAGGCGACCGCCCACCTGCTCGCCCGCGGCCGGCGCCGTATCGCCGTGGTGGGCGGCGCGCTGCGCGGCCCCCAGGGCACCGACCGGCTGCGCACCCACGGCTACCGCGAGGCGCTGCGCCCCGCCGGCGTGCCCTTCGACGCCTCCCTGGTGGTCCCCGTTCCCGCCTTCCACTGGCAGGACGGGGCGCGCGCCGCCGCCGAACTCGCCGACCGCCCCGACCGGCCGGACGCGCTGCTCTGCCTCAACGACCACCTGGCGCTGGGCGCGGTGCGGGCCCTGCACGAGCGGGGCCTGGCGGTCCCGGACGACCTGGACGTGGTGGGCTTCGACGACATCGAGGCCTCGCGGTTCAGCATCCCGACCATAAGCACGGTGGCTCCCGACAAGCAGGAGATCGCCGGCGCCGCCGTGCGCCTGCTGCTGGACCGCATCGACCAGCCGGATGAGACCCGGCCTCCCGTGGAGCACGTGGCGGCCCACCGGCTGATCGTGCGGGAGAGTTCGGGGGGCTGA